In Mongoliitalea daihaiensis, one DNA window encodes the following:
- a CDS encoding DUF4442 domain-containing protein, translated as MNPKAKKKYIRLIKLLNFYPPYLFSGIRVIDYNESFTYFKVRLNLTWYNRNLVGTAFGGSLYAMCDPFFMFILIINLGKEYIVWDKAACIDFVKPGKGTVYAEFSLTTQDIENIREEVDSLGKKVFTFPCKVVDKDGNTIATLSKDVYVRKK; from the coding sequence ATGAATCCCAAAGCCAAAAAGAAGTACATTCGATTGATCAAATTACTGAATTTTTACCCTCCCTATCTGTTTTCAGGCATTCGGGTGATCGATTACAATGAATCTTTTACCTATTTTAAAGTTCGGCTTAACTTAACTTGGTACAATCGCAATTTGGTAGGCACGGCATTTGGTGGCTCGCTGTATGCCATGTGTGATCCTTTTTTTATGTTTATCCTCATCATCAATTTAGGGAAAGAATATATTGTGTGGGATAAGGCGGCATGCATTGATTTTGTAAAGCCAGGGAAGGGGACTGTTTATGCGGAATTTTCTTTGACTACGCAGGATATTGAAAATATTCGTGAAGAAGTGGATTCCTTGGGTAAAAAGGTATTTACTTTCCCATGTAAAGTGGTGGATAAAGATGGCAACACCATAGCAACCCTCTCCAAAGATGTGTATGTAAGGAAAAAATAA
- a CDS encoding TonB-dependent receptor: MRIAIQNILAIIFTLAFVQVVKAHSIEYNSEYYTVDEDEEVVKGIIRAQSGDPVPFANIQVLGTIKGAVADINGVFSLVNIPNGTYEIKVSAVGYRSETRKVEIINGQIQELEVIFSEIGVDMPEITIISSKDRLFSKTPGSVNYIDRRELDFVNPISIAEALRRTPGVNVVEDDLTGMRLSMGIRGLDPNMSRSILIMEDGVPVALNPYGEPEMYYTPPVDRMEGMEILKGSGQILYGPRTVGGVVNFITANPPESSQGRINIQGGQGGYFSGLVNYGNTVGNTGYHVSLLRRSADNLGPTTFGLTDLNAKFLFDLNERSELGMKIGVYEETSNTTYIGLNQLMFDRGGNDFTHLSPDDRLDVRRLSLSLSHQYRINEHVKLRTIAYGYSTIRNWSRQDFSQNINNTPPANWTGVVWGDVEVPGGAIFMRDGTGNRDRTYEVAGIEPRIEANHNLFNLKNELITGVRLHYERAFVRRINGTKAGVRSGDLREDEIRTGHALSGYFQNTTNISSKFDVNVGLRYENYVAERDILRRPFGGVVIDTVLVGTNVVSEFIPGAGFNYRPSTKVNIFGGVHRGFGPPRLQDAVTGEGQALDLDAESSVNIELGMRSQFTPWLFVEVAGFRMDFSNQIIPVAQSLGGAGFGVVNAGRTLHEGVEAMVNFELSKLLNWEKTNLFYDANITYVNSVFGADRIINEVNVRGLRTPYAPEWLINTALTLETEMGFGGRLTLNHVGQQFTDQLNTVEPRFDGRIGLMPAFTTIDATLIYDVKKWNSRFNLTIKNLTNERFIASRRPEGIRLGLPRFITAGYEFRF; the protein is encoded by the coding sequence ATGAGAATCGCTATACAAAATATTTTAGCAATAATTTTCACACTAGCTTTTGTACAGGTTGTGAAAGCGCATAGCATTGAATACAATTCGGAATATTATACTGTTGATGAGGATGAGGAAGTGGTGAAAGGAATTATCCGAGCCCAAAGTGGTGACCCAGTTCCTTTTGCAAACATTCAGGTTCTCGGCACCATCAAAGGAGCGGTGGCAGATATCAATGGAGTATTTTCACTTGTGAATATTCCCAACGGTACCTATGAAATCAAAGTATCAGCGGTAGGGTATCGCTCGGAGACTAGAAAGGTCGAGATCATCAATGGTCAAATTCAGGAATTGGAAGTTATTTTTTCTGAGATAGGTGTTGATATGCCTGAAATAACAATCATTTCAAGCAAAGATCGCTTATTTTCAAAAACTCCAGGATCAGTAAACTATATAGACAGACGGGAACTTGATTTTGTCAATCCGATCAGTATTGCAGAGGCATTGCGACGCACCCCGGGGGTCAATGTGGTAGAAGATGACCTCACTGGCATGCGTTTGAGTATGGGTATCCGCGGTTTGGATCCTAACATGAGTCGCTCCATATTGATTATGGAGGATGGAGTTCCTGTTGCTTTGAATCCCTATGGAGAGCCTGAGATGTACTACACCCCTCCAGTAGATCGCATGGAAGGAATGGAGATATTGAAGGGTTCCGGTCAGATTCTCTATGGACCTCGTACAGTAGGGGGGGTTGTCAATTTTATTACTGCGAATCCTCCAGAATCGTCTCAAGGCAGAATCAACATCCAAGGGGGACAGGGTGGTTATTTTTCAGGGTTGGTCAATTATGGAAATACAGTAGGTAATACAGGTTATCATGTGAGTCTGTTGAGAAGAAGTGCGGATAACTTAGGCCCAACAACCTTTGGTTTGACAGATTTGAATGCAAAATTTCTTTTTGATCTAAATGAACGGTCTGAGTTGGGTATGAAAATTGGCGTTTATGAGGAAACCTCCAATACTACCTACATAGGCCTAAATCAATTGATGTTTGACAGAGGAGGAAATGATTTTACTCATTTATCTCCCGATGATAGGTTGGATGTTAGACGGCTTTCTTTGAGTTTATCACATCAATATAGAATCAACGAGCATGTAAAGCTTAGGACTATTGCTTACGGATACTCGACCATTCGTAATTGGAGTAGACAGGATTTTTCTCAAAACATTAACAATACCCCTCCTGCGAATTGGACAGGCGTAGTATGGGGGGACGTGGAAGTTCCTGGTGGGGCTATTTTCATGAGAGACGGTACAGGAAATCGGGATCGTACCTACGAGGTGGCAGGAATCGAACCTAGGATCGAGGCTAATCACAATTTGTTTAACTTGAAAAATGAATTAATTACCGGAGTTCGCCTTCATTATGAAAGAGCTTTTGTGCGACGGATCAACGGTACCAAGGCTGGTGTTCGCAGTGGTGATTTACGAGAAGATGAAATCAGGACAGGTCATGCATTGAGCGGATATTTTCAAAATACTACCAATATCTCATCAAAGTTTGATGTAAATGTTGGTCTTCGCTATGAAAATTATGTTGCAGAACGAGATATTTTAAGAAGACCTTTTGGGGGAGTTGTCATAGATACTGTTTTGGTAGGAACCAATGTGGTCAGTGAGTTTATTCCAGGAGCGGGATTCAACTACCGTCCTTCTACTAAAGTGAATATATTTGGTGGAGTACATAGGGGTTTTGGTCCTCCAAGATTACAAGATGCAGTTACGGGTGAAGGTCAAGCATTGGATTTAGATGCTGAATCTTCTGTTAACATTGAGTTGGGGATGCGTTCTCAATTCACCCCTTGGTTATTTGTTGAAGTAGCAGGTTTTCGAATGGATTTCAGTAATCAGATTATTCCTGTTGCCCAATCGTTGGGTGGTGCTGGTTTTGGAGTTGTTAACGCTGGACGAACACTCCATGAGGGGGTAGAGGCGATGGTGAATTTTGAGCTTTCAAAGTTACTCAATTGGGAAAAGACCAACTTATTTTATGATGCAAATATTACCTATGTTAATTCAGTTTTTGGTGCTGATCGAATCATTAATGAGGTGAATGTTAGAGGCCTTAGGACTCCCTACGCTCCAGAATGGTTGATTAATACAGCATTGACTCTTGAAACGGAAATGGGTTTTGGAGGACGTCTGACATTAAATCATGTTGGCCAGCAATTTACAGATCAATTGAATACAGTAGAACCGCGTTTTGATGGCCGCATAGGATTGATGCCAGCATTTACCACCATTGATGCTACCTTGATCTATGATGTTAAAAAGTGGAATTCACGATTTAATTTGACAATCAAAAATTTAACAAACGAACGTTTTATTGCATCTAGAAGGCCAGAAGGAATTCGCTTAGGTCTGCCTAGATTCATTACAGCGGGATATGAGTTTAGGTTCTAA